In Psychrobacter immobilis, a single genomic region encodes these proteins:
- a CDS encoding carboxy terminal-processing peptidase, producing the protein MKKQPAQWLLSAASVGIAGIILTQSYGTAMADTNTEGFVQTPEQKVTTRQVAALLDRSHYLNQPLDSKTGSEILSMYIDSLDPNHTLFLQSDVDEFKKKYADEFGARLKRGDLSAGVEVFERYRKRSNEYFAMASKMLKTDIDLTSDDTIVLDREKLNHFKTKKEQRDYWTRQLKFQLMSITLGQEDEKAKEKVFLSNPDITRGQDLVRNDQRTPSEILQNRLSRQQEQFKRLTNDEIMETILNTAMLTYDPHSNYYAPIQANELQIQSSLQLEGIGVSIRPDRKNPDYTRIVTLVDGGPAAKSGQIKPNDLIIGIAKDGENMTDVVGWSTREIVSLIRGKRGTSVTIKVRQPNTPDASARNVTVVRDIIQQEESGVTQRVVEVQRPNIDKTPKRIGVLEIPSFYLNYQARRNGEDYRSVSIDTEKALKALNKENIDGLVVDLRNNPGGSLDEVAKMLGFFIKSGPMVQIRDNRGNIQVYRDDDGGEQLYDGKVVVITNLASASASEIFAAAIQDYGRGLVVGSTTTGKGSAQIQLDNLALGSATLTQRKFYRITGGSTQNKGVVPDVELVNIYDDATFGERAQKKALPWDTIKTAPYKPEGKFTDTTLATLNQQSKIRQEQNPQFVYLSALNNIRDMEDEKKPIPLDINSRRAKMQLIEKRSLEAENKRLIATGERPYANWNTYQAAMDAKFEERSRMKAKERPELPEDEAFINEAAYIMLSAEPKALLSPEEKL; encoded by the coding sequence ATGAAAAAACAACCAGCACAGTGGTTACTCAGTGCAGCGTCAGTGGGCATCGCCGGTATTATTCTCACCCAGAGCTACGGGACGGCAATGGCCGACACCAATACTGAAGGCTTTGTACAAACCCCTGAACAAAAAGTCACCACTCGCCAAGTAGCCGCATTGCTGGATCGTAGCCACTATTTGAATCAGCCGCTAGATAGCAAAACGGGCAGCGAAATCTTGTCTATGTATATCGATAGCCTTGACCCAAACCATACGTTGTTTTTGCAGTCTGATGTGGATGAGTTTAAGAAAAAATACGCCGATGAATTCGGTGCTCGCCTCAAGCGTGGCGACTTATCTGCAGGAGTAGAGGTCTTTGAACGCTATCGCAAACGCTCAAATGAGTATTTTGCGATGGCGAGCAAGATGCTAAAAACCGATATTGATTTGACGAGTGATGATACGATCGTGCTTGACCGTGAAAAACTCAATCATTTTAAAACCAAAAAAGAGCAGCGTGATTATTGGACGCGTCAGCTGAAATTTCAGCTGATGAGTATTACCTTGGGCCAAGAAGATGAAAAAGCCAAAGAAAAAGTATTCCTGAGCAATCCAGATATTACTCGTGGACAAGATTTGGTGCGCAACGACCAACGTACACCAAGCGAGATTTTACAAAACCGTTTATCGCGACAGCAAGAGCAGTTTAAGCGTCTCACAAACGATGAAATCATGGAAACCATCTTAAATACGGCGATGCTGACTTACGATCCGCACAGTAATTATTATGCACCGATTCAGGCCAACGAATTGCAAATCCAATCTAGCCTGCAATTAGAAGGCATTGGCGTCTCTATTCGTCCTGACCGTAAAAACCCAGATTATACTCGCATCGTGACCTTGGTCGATGGTGGTCCAGCAGCCAAATCTGGTCAGATTAAACCCAATGATTTGATTATCGGTATTGCCAAAGATGGCGAGAACATGACAGACGTGGTTGGCTGGTCAACGCGTGAGATTGTGAGCTTGATTCGCGGTAAACGTGGCACGTCAGTGACCATCAAAGTGCGTCAGCCAAATACCCCTGATGCCAGTGCCCGTAACGTGACGGTGGTTCGTGACATTATTCAACAAGAAGAGTCAGGGGTTACCCAGCGCGTGGTAGAAGTACAGCGCCCTAATATTGATAAAACGCCAAAACGCATCGGCGTCCTTGAGATACCAAGCTTTTATCTGAATTATCAGGCACGCCGTAACGGTGAAGATTATCGCAGCGTCAGTATCGATACCGAAAAAGCATTGAAAGCGTTGAATAAAGAAAATATTGATGGCCTCGTGGTTGATTTGCGCAATAATCCAGGTGGTTCATTGGATGAAGTAGCAAAAATGCTTGGCTTCTTTATCAAGAGTGGACCGATGGTGCAAATCCGTGACAATCGCGGCAACATTCAGGTCTACCGTGACGATGATGGCGGTGAGCAACTTTATGATGGCAAAGTGGTCGTTATTACCAACCTAGCGTCTGCCTCAGCCAGTGAGATATTTGCCGCGGCTATCCAAGATTACGGTCGTGGGCTAGTGGTTGGCAGTACGACAACGGGTAAAGGTTCAGCGCAGATTCAACTCGATAATTTGGCATTGGGTTCAGCCACTTTAACGCAGCGCAAATTCTATCGCATCACTGGTGGTAGTACGCAGAATAAAGGTGTTGTACCTGATGTAGAGTTGGTCAATATCTACGATGATGCCACTTTTGGCGAACGTGCGCAGAAAAAAGCGTTACCTTGGGATACCATCAAAACGGCGCCTTACAAGCCTGAAGGTAAGTTCACTGATACGACGTTAGCGACACTTAACCAGCAGTCTAAAATTCGTCAAGAGCAAAACCCACAGTTTGTTTATCTCTCAGCGCTAAACAACATTCGCGATATGGAAGATGAGAAAAAACCAATTCCACTTGATATCAATAGCCGCCGCGCTAAGATGCAGTTGATTGAAAAGCGTTCACTAGAGGCTGAAAATAAACGTCTTATTGCAACGGGTGAGCGCCCTTATGCCAATTGGAACACCTATCAAGCAGCAATGGATGCAAAATTTGAAGAGCGCAGTCGCATGAAAGCCAAGGAGCGCCCAGAGCTACCGGAAGACGAAGCCTTCATCAATGAAGCGGCCTATATTATGCTGAGCGCTGAACCTAAAGCATTGTTAAGCCCTGAAGAGAAGCTATAA
- a CDS encoding FKBP-type peptidyl-prolyl cis-trans isomerase yields the protein MTIIAKDTAVKFNYTLKDDEGNILDQSPEGQPLAYLHGHSNIIPGLEQQLEGKSAGEQVNAVVEPADGYGEYQEQAVQHVPRDNFQGVEDIQPGMQFQSEAGGQVMLVTVTEVNDKEVTVDANHPLAGKRLTFDVEIQEVRAATEDELNHGHVHGAGGVEH from the coding sequence ATGACTATTATTGCAAAAGACACTGCCGTCAAATTCAATTACACACTAAAAGACGACGAAGGCAACATTCTTGACCAATCACCAGAAGGTCAACCACTTGCGTACTTACATGGCCACAGCAACATCATTCCAGGCCTTGAGCAACAGCTAGAAGGTAAATCTGCTGGCGAACAAGTCAATGCTGTTGTTGAACCTGCTGATGGCTACGGCGAATATCAAGAGCAAGCGGTACAACATGTACCACGTGATAACTTCCAAGGCGTTGAAGATATCCAGCCGGGTATGCAGTTTCAGTCAGAAGCTGGCGGACAAGTAATGCTAGTTACCGTTACTGAAGTAAATGACAAAGAAGTGACCGTTGATGCAAACCATCCATTGGCTGGTAAGCGTTTGACGTTTGATGTTGAAATCCAAGAAGTGCGTGCAGCGACTGAAGATGAACTAAACCATGGTCATGTCCATGGCGCTGGTGGCGTTGAGCACTAA
- the nagZ gene encoding beta-N-acetylhexosaminidase, translating to MYGVLMIDIDSTALTAEDVSLIKQAQVGGVILFARNVADAAQVRALCDDIRYHNPDILIGVDQEGGRVARLRNGFTPLPAMGRLGELFNQEPSHALSCAYDCGYLMATEVLAVGIDLSFAPVLDRDGISQVIGDRSFHQEPQAITALATQFMRGMKAAGMATTGKHFPGHGAIAPDSHVAEAIDTRSLDEIMHSDMQPFAQTLPWLDALMPAHVIFSQVDDKPAGFSKIWLKDIIRDQLKFDGVLFSDDLCMAGAQAAGDVSARVKAAIEAGCDIALVCNDRVAAHEAAETAQELPYPNQNRIKTMCGQIPTWQGDLESTCQQFDYWQQAKQNVTQTFFNPQSEAQATRSATESKDPTAYK from the coding sequence ATGTACGGCGTTTTAATGATTGATATCGATAGTACCGCACTGACAGCAGAAGATGTCAGCTTAATCAAACAGGCACAAGTGGGCGGGGTGATTCTATTTGCCCGAAACGTTGCAGATGCCGCACAAGTACGGGCGTTGTGTGACGATATACGTTATCACAACCCGGACATATTAATCGGCGTCGACCAAGAAGGTGGACGAGTCGCACGCCTGCGCAATGGCTTTACCCCACTACCCGCCATGGGCAGGCTTGGGGAATTATTTAATCAAGAGCCTAGCCATGCGCTAAGCTGTGCTTACGATTGTGGCTATCTAATGGCAACAGAAGTATTGGCAGTGGGCATTGATCTCAGTTTTGCCCCAGTACTTGACAGAGATGGCATCAGTCAAGTCATTGGGGATCGTAGCTTTCACCAAGAGCCGCAAGCGATCACTGCGCTGGCGACTCAGTTTATGCGCGGTATGAAAGCCGCTGGCATGGCAACCACGGGTAAGCACTTCCCCGGTCATGGCGCGATTGCCCCTGATTCCCATGTGGCTGAGGCCATCGATACGCGTAGCTTGGATGAGATTATGCATAGCGATATGCAGCCTTTTGCCCAAACCCTACCGTGGCTTGATGCCTTAATGCCTGCCCATGTTATTTTTTCGCAAGTCGATGATAAGCCAGCAGGTTTTTCTAAAATTTGGCTCAAGGACATCATACGGGATCAGCTAAAGTTTGATGGGGTCTTATTCTCTGATGATCTATGTATGGCAGGTGCTCAAGCCGCAGGCGATGTCAGTGCACGTGTGAAAGCCGCGATTGAAGCGGGTTGTGATATTGCGCTGGTTTGTAATGACCGCGTCGCCGCCCATGAAGCCGCAGAGACCGCACAAGAGCTGCCTTATCCCAATCAAAACCGTATTAAAACAATGTGCGGACAGATACCAACATGGCAAGGTGATCTAGAATCAACTTGCCAACAATTTGACTATTGGCAACAGGCAAAGCAAAACGTGACTCAAACCTTTTTTAATCCTCAATCTGAGGCACAAGCGACTCGCAGCGCTACTGAATCAAAAGATCCGACCGCTTATAAATAA
- a CDS encoding OmpA family protein, which produces MDIISHLTRTVSPAVLEDDHSPAKKGLLEQFYAIFAARLADNDTYNRFANENITRDDQGFYDRVWSDDSQRDQIARELAGKHNVDATSSRGLIAMAAPLAFHEIKSLAGTTPVPQFLNDNLDSYQRYIPAWASAVLPVGMLAATPAAGARISDTVSTAPLQREEEQQGSFMKALLPIIGLIILGALAWALLRGCQENPEPVATPVATAQQAVQGEGQLAVAGDIEPASLRIATGENSELYACRMNVGDETLQTNVMNALTSAFGEEANKCRSDVDDNFAVDMPAAAQLATILPIVKNVPNASMIIKGDVITVNAPDAAALDKLVADLQAAVPAMTIQAEGPLDLQGEIDNSLAAADVAMTNLGKNPDPRDVARALSIQVINFEVDEAVIPDVNKELLDRAAKIINEVPNMKLTIIGHTDSQASDSYNVELSRDRAEAVKEYLVSQGVDASKLMTKGMGESEPIADNSTEQGRFRNRRIEFIVNDEMASANDGMIISNDALDPDLNPLDSNNDDLLPDGDDATQGTAVDPAN; this is translated from the coding sequence ATGGATATTATCAGTCATTTGACGCGTACAGTCAGCCCAGCCGTGCTGGAAGATGATCATAGTCCCGCTAAAAAGGGGCTACTGGAGCAGTTCTACGCTATTTTTGCGGCCCGCTTAGCGGATAACGATACTTATAATCGTTTTGCAAATGAGAATATCACTCGTGACGACCAAGGTTTTTATGACCGTGTATGGAGCGATGATTCGCAACGTGATCAAATCGCTCGTGAGCTGGCAGGCAAGCATAATGTTGATGCAACGTCTTCGCGTGGACTGATAGCGATGGCAGCGCCACTGGCTTTTCACGAAATCAAAAGCTTGGCAGGTACCACACCAGTGCCGCAGTTTTTAAATGATAATCTCGACAGTTATCAGCGTTATATTCCTGCCTGGGCAAGCGCCGTTCTGCCAGTCGGTATGTTGGCAGCGACGCCTGCTGCTGGCGCGCGTATCTCTGATACGGTGAGCACCGCTCCATTGCAACGCGAAGAAGAGCAGCAAGGCAGCTTTATGAAAGCATTGCTCCCCATTATTGGTTTGATTATTTTAGGCGCATTGGCTTGGGCTTTACTTCGTGGTTGCCAAGAGAACCCTGAGCCTGTCGCTACACCGGTGGCTACTGCCCAACAAGCAGTGCAGGGAGAGGGTCAGTTGGCAGTGGCAGGTGATATCGAGCCTGCATCATTGCGCATTGCGACTGGTGAAAATAGTGAACTGTATGCTTGCCGTATGAATGTGGGCGACGAGACCTTGCAGACCAATGTAATGAATGCGTTAACCAGTGCATTTGGTGAAGAAGCCAATAAATGCCGTTCTGATGTCGATGATAATTTTGCAGTAGATATGCCAGCAGCGGCTCAGCTAGCTACTATCTTGCCTATCGTCAAAAATGTACCAAATGCGAGCATGATCATCAAAGGCGATGTTATCACTGTCAATGCGCCTGATGCAGCGGCATTAGATAAGCTAGTGGCTGACTTACAAGCGGCTGTTCCTGCGATGACCATACAAGCCGAAGGACCGTTAGATTTGCAGGGTGAGATTGATAATAGTTTGGCAGCTGCGGATGTTGCTATGACCAATCTTGGTAAAAACCCAGATCCACGTGATGTGGCTCGTGCATTGAGTATTCAGGTGATCAACTTTGAAGTGGATGAAGCGGTCATTCCTGATGTCAATAAAGAGCTGCTTGACCGCGCTGCTAAGATTATCAACGAAGTACCGAATATGAAGCTGACGATTATCGGTCATACTGACAGTCAGGCATCAGATTCTTACAATGTAGAATTGTCTCGTGATCGCGCTGAGGCAGTGAAAGAGTATTTGGTATCTCAAGGTGTTGATGCCAGTAAACTGATGACGAAAGGCATGGGTGAATCAGAGCCTATCGCTGATAACTCAACGGAGCAGGGTCGCTTCCGTAATCGCCGTATTGAATTTATAGTCAATGACGAGATGGCCAGTGCAAACGATGGTATGATTATTAGTAATGATGCGCTTGACCCAGACTTAAACCCTCTAGATAGCAATAACGATGACTTATTGCCTGATGGTGATGATGCCACTCAAGGTACGGCAGTCGATCCAGCCAATTAA